The Vibrio pomeroyi genome window below encodes:
- a CDS encoding Na/Pi symporter encodes MNQATTAAAPISSTTRWLRWANLAFMLYLLLLSVSMVGTGFKWATGEQAKVLFEFASHPVAGLMIGLVATALIQSSSTVTSIIVGLVAGGLPVELAIPMIMGANIGTTVTNTLVSLGHVRCKEEFKRAFASATIHDFFNLLAVAIFLPLEMAFGILEKISHWLVSPMLATGDMSMKGLNFIKPITKPVVSAIKEPLSTFGDTVGGIMLIVLGIATIFVAITVMGKLMKSLMVGRAREILKNAIGRGPIHGIASGSIVTILVQSSSTTTSLMVPLVGSGVLKVRDVYPFTLGANIGTCITALLAATAVSGEFAVFALQIALVHLVFNIMATVFIFGIPFLRELPVKAADLISDMAVKNKAVVAGYLVAVFLVLPGSVLALTA; translated from the coding sequence ATGAACCAAGCTACTACTGCAGCAGCGCCTATCTCGAGCACAACTCGTTGGCTACGCTGGGCTAACTTGGCATTCATGCTTTACCTACTATTACTTTCAGTTTCAATGGTTGGTACAGGCTTCAAATGGGCAACAGGCGAGCAAGCAAAGGTTCTTTTCGAATTTGCTTCACACCCAGTTGCAGGCTTAATGATTGGTTTAGTGGCAACAGCACTTATTCAGTCATCAAGTACAGTTACTTCAATTATCGTTGGCCTTGTGGCAGGTGGTTTACCTGTTGAGCTAGCAATCCCTATGATCATGGGTGCAAACATTGGTACTACGGTAACCAATACGCTAGTTAGTCTTGGTCATGTTCGTTGTAAAGAAGAGTTCAAGCGTGCATTCGCAAGTGCGACCATTCACGACTTCTTTAACTTATTAGCCGTTGCTATCTTCCTACCACTAGAGATGGCGTTTGGTATTCTAGAGAAGATTTCTCACTGGTTAGTGTCTCCAATGCTAGCAACAGGTGATATGAGCATGAAGGGTCTTAACTTCATCAAGCCAATCACTAAACCTGTAGTAAGCGCGATTAAAGAGCCACTATCAACATTTGGCGACACTGTTGGCGGCATCATGCTTATCGTTCTTGGTATCGCAACTATCTTCGTAGCTATCACAGTAATGGGTAAGCTAATGAAGAGCCTAATGGTTGGCCGTGCTCGTGAGATTCTAAAGAACGCAATCGGTCGTGGTCCAATCCACGGTATCGCTTCTGGCTCTATCGTTACTATCCTTGTTCAGTCTTCTTCAACGACAACAAGCTTAATGGTTCCGCTAGTAGGTTCAGGTGTTCTTAAAGTACGTGACGTTTACCCATTCACTTTGGGCGCAAACATCGGTACATGTATTACCGCTCTACTTGCAGCAACAGCAGTATCTGGTGAATTCGCAGTATTCGCACTACAGATTGCTCTAGTACACTTGGTGTTCAACATCATGGCAACGGTATTCATCTTCGGTATTCCGTTCCTACGTGAACTACCAGTTAAAGCAGCTGACTTGATTTCAGACATGGCTGTGAAGAATAAAGCTGTAGTGGCTGGTTACCTTGTTGCGGTATTCCTTGTACTGCCTGGTAGCGTGTTAGCTCTTACTGCTTAA
- the lgt gene encoding prolipoprotein diacylglyceryl transferase, which yields MSQGFIEFPNIDPVLIELGPISVRWYGLMYLVGFMFALWLANRRADQPGSGWTREQVSDLLFAGFLGVVLGGRIGYVLFYNFDLFLADPLYLFKVWTGGMSFHGGLLGVITAMFWYAKKNGRTFFGVADMIAPLVPFGLGMGRLGNFMNSELWGRVTDVPWAIVFPNGGPLPRHPSQLYEMALEGIVLFFILNWFIKKPRPLGSVSGLFLAGYGTFRFLVEYVREPDAHLGLFGGFISMGQILSLPMVIIGVLMMVWAYKRGHYKDELPQQTK from the coding sequence ATGTCTCAGGGTTTTATCGAATTCCCAAATATCGATCCTGTTCTTATTGAACTAGGACCAATCTCAGTTCGTTGGTACGGCTTAATGTACCTCGTCGGTTTTATGTTTGCTCTTTGGTTAGCAAATCGCCGAGCTGATCAGCCAGGTAGTGGTTGGACTCGTGAGCAAGTATCAGATTTACTGTTTGCTGGCTTTCTAGGTGTGGTTCTTGGTGGGCGTATTGGCTACGTACTTTTCTACAACTTTGACCTTTTCTTAGCAGACCCACTTTACCTATTTAAAGTATGGACTGGCGGCATGTCTTTCCATGGTGGTTTGCTTGGTGTTATCACCGCAATGTTTTGGTATGCGAAAAAGAACGGTCGCACCTTCTTTGGCGTAGCAGACATGATTGCGCCATTAGTACCATTTGGTTTAGGTATGGGTCGTTTAGGCAACTTCATGAACAGTGAGCTATGGGGCCGTGTGACAGATGTGCCATGGGCTATCGTGTTCCCAAATGGTGGTCCACTTCCTCGTCACCCGTCTCAGCTTTATGAAATGGCGCTTGAAGGTATTGTTCTGTTCTTCATCTTGAACTGGTTTATTAAAAAGCCGCGCCCTCTTGGTTCTGTATCAGGATTATTCCTAGCAGGATATGGTACATTCCGTTTCTTAGTAGAATACGTACGTGAACCAGATGCTCATCTAGGCTTGTTCGGCGGATTTATCTCGATGGGACAAATCCTGTCACTGCCAATGGTTATCATCGGTGTGCTGATGATGGTTTGGGCATACAAACGCGGTCACTACAAAGACGAATTACCACAACAAACGAAGTAA
- a CDS encoding metalloregulator ArsR/SmtB family transcription factor: MNLKEMEKNSAQAVILLKAMANERRLQILCLLHGTELSVGELCGKLELSQSALSQHLAWLRRDGLVETRKEAQTVYYTLSSEEVKAMINLLHGIYCK; the protein is encoded by the coding sequence ATGAACTTAAAAGAGATGGAGAAGAACTCAGCACAAGCTGTGATTCTACTCAAAGCCATGGCCAACGAGCGTCGCTTACAGATCTTATGCCTATTACATGGTACTGAACTGTCGGTTGGGGAGTTGTGCGGCAAGTTGGAACTGAGTCAGTCTGCTTTATCTCAACATCTTGCTTGGTTGAGAAGAGATGGTTTGGTCGAAACTCGCAAAGAAGCTCAAACTGTGTATTACACATTGAGCAGTGAAGAAGTAAAAGCGATGATTAACCTACTGCATGGTATCTACTGCAAGTAG
- a CDS encoding thymidylate synthase: MKQYLDLCQRIVDDGTWIENGRTGKRCLTVINADLEYDVGNNQFPLVTTRKSFWKAAVAELLGYIRGYDNAEDFRKLGTKTWDANSNLNEAWLNNPYRKGEDDMGRVYGVQGRAWAKPDGGHIDQLKKIVDDLTNGIDDRGEILNFYNPGEFHMGCLRPCMYSHHFSLLGDTLYLNSTQRSCDVPLGLNFNMVQVYVFLAIMAQITGKKAGVAYHKLVNAHIYEDQLAPMRDIQLKREPLAGPTFHINPEIKSLEDLETWVTMDDFWVEGYECHEAIKYPFSV, encoded by the coding sequence GTGAAACAGTATTTAGATCTCTGTCAGCGTATCGTTGATGACGGTACTTGGATTGAAAATGGACGCACGGGCAAGCGTTGCCTAACCGTGATCAATGCTGACCTGGAATATGATGTTGGTAATAACCAGTTCCCTCTAGTAACCACACGCAAAAGTTTCTGGAAAGCGGCGGTTGCTGAACTGCTTGGCTACATTCGTGGTTACGACAATGCTGAAGACTTCCGTAAACTAGGCACAAAAACTTGGGATGCGAACTCTAACCTGAACGAAGCATGGCTGAACAATCCTTACCGTAAGGGTGAAGATGATATGGGCCGTGTTTATGGTGTTCAAGGTCGTGCATGGGCAAAACCTGATGGTGGTCATATCGACCAACTGAAGAAGATTGTGGATGATTTAACGAACGGTATCGATGACCGTGGTGAGATCTTAAACTTCTACAACCCAGGCGAGTTCCATATGGGTTGCTTACGTCCGTGTATGTACAGCCACCACTTCTCTCTACTTGGTGATACTCTGTACCTAAACAGCACTCAACGCTCTTGTGACGTACCGCTAGGCCTGAACTTCAACATGGTTCAAGTGTATGTGTTCCTAGCAATCATGGCGCAAATCACTGGCAAGAAAGCTGGCGTGGCTTACCACAAGCTAGTTAATGCTCATATTTATGAAGATCAATTAGCACCAATGCGTGATATTCAGTTGAAGCGTGAGCCTCTAGCTGGCCCAACATTCCATATCAATCCTGAGATTAAGTCTTTAGAAGATTTGGAAACGTGGGTAACGATGGATGACTTCTGGGTTGAAGGCTACGAATGTCATGAGGCAATTAAATACCCGTTCTCGGTTTAA
- a CDS encoding winged helix-turn-helix domain-containing protein yields the protein MTRSHCFLLQHDFPISFYPEKNQLVIDSEEIHLEPLQAKLLSYFIEKRGLVVSTQQIATDVWQRTHVSDNLVRQVISLLRSQLQDKSRPYRIIQTIPKQGYLFDIEVTQPSVKLMSAEKTSLSATATLAPYYKKKIITLTVTAVLAVGVTAAWVWNNDFQTNDPMVITTRQADVIPVYIHDITLDSANNYEMSESVYNYLFYGLNSAKNLSGYHFSQLSKQGRQSLANNGVELKSWLKKKDGDYVLSVLVQNNSHPNQSQKVEKSFSQDNFFDAIGDVILEIKAFIAPTGSEYGVASHRVTSIESYDDWSVISEGISLFYQGKGGQPFEDIAVQLDAIQQQGRDNYLVNALLSYSESLAYLQNSEQEDRERALQLAKQAFEMNPRCDIANLTLGLALLINQHANQAFPYLSYAAESTPSPISFYLLSVADKLSDNPKGSQYNYQRYTDVKKEHTGQLFDLIESL from the coding sequence ATGACTCGCTCGCATTGCTTCCTATTGCAACACGACTTTCCTATTTCTTTTTACCCTGAGAAGAATCAGTTGGTGATTGATAGTGAAGAGATTCATTTAGAGCCATTGCAAGCAAAGCTGCTCAGCTATTTCATCGAAAAGCGTGGGCTGGTGGTGAGTACGCAACAGATCGCTACCGATGTGTGGCAAAGAACTCACGTATCCGACAACTTGGTCAGACAGGTCATCAGTTTGTTGCGCAGTCAACTTCAGGATAAGTCTCGTCCGTATCGGATTATTCAGACGATACCTAAACAAGGTTATCTGTTTGATATTGAAGTGACTCAGCCGAGCGTTAAACTTATGTCTGCCGAAAAGACTTCTCTATCTGCGACTGCAACTCTCGCTCCTTATTACAAAAAGAAAATCATCACCCTCACCGTAACCGCAGTATTAGCGGTTGGCGTAACTGCAGCTTGGGTATGGAACAATGACTTCCAAACTAATGACCCTATGGTTATTACTACACGCCAGGCTGATGTGATTCCCGTTTATATCCATGACATCACCCTCGATTCGGCGAACAATTATGAGATGTCGGAAAGTGTCTATAATTATCTTTTCTACGGGTTGAACTCAGCTAAAAATCTATCAGGTTACCACTTCTCTCAGCTATCTAAACAGGGCAGGCAATCACTTGCCAACAACGGTGTCGAACTCAAAAGTTGGCTCAAGAAAAAGGATGGGGATTATGTACTGAGTGTACTGGTACAAAACAACAGTCACCCTAACCAAAGCCAAAAAGTAGAAAAGAGCTTTAGCCAAGATAATTTCTTTGATGCCATTGGGGATGTCATCCTTGAGATTAAAGCATTTATTGCACCTACGGGGTCTGAGTATGGCGTAGCGAGTCATCGAGTGACCTCTATTGAGAGCTACGATGATTGGAGTGTTATCTCTGAGGGGATATCGCTTTTTTACCAAGGCAAAGGTGGTCAGCCATTTGAAGACATAGCGGTTCAGTTGGATGCGATTCAACAGCAAGGACGAGACAACTATCTGGTCAATGCCTTACTTTCGTATTCGGAGTCTTTAGCTTATTTACAAAACAGTGAGCAAGAAGATCGCGAACGCGCTCTGCAATTGGCAAAGCAAGCCTTTGAGATGAATCCACGTTGTGATATTGCCAATCTTACTCTGGGACTAGCATTGTTAATCAACCAACATGCTAACCAAGCTTTCCCTTACCTTTCCTATGCTGCTGAAAGCACACCGAGCCCAATCAGTTTTTATCTGCTTAGTGTGGCTGACAAGCTGTCGGACAACCCAAAAGGCTCGCAATACAACTACCAGCGCTATACTGACGTAAAAAAAGAGCACACAGGTCAACTATTTGATCTTATTGAATCTTTATAA
- the nhaR gene encoding transcriptional activator NhaR, translating to MSHLNYNHLYYFWMVCKQGSVTKAAEALFLTPQTVTGQIKALEERMDGKLTKRNGRSVEPTELGQLVFKYADRMFGLSYEMLDIVNYSQHSNILFDVGVADALSKRLVSKILMSTIPEDNSIHLRCFESTHEMLLEQLSQHKLDMILSDCPVDSSQSPGLFSKKLGESGMSFFSSGKVEGVNFPAVLEQRKLLIPGSRTSMGRKVLQWFDRQGLKPDILGEFDDAALMKAFARYHHDAIFLAPTLYMSEVEEDTSLQLLGGIEELKEEYYVIFAERMIQHPAVKNVCDADFSKLFE from the coding sequence ATGTCGCACCTCAACTATAACCATCTTTATTACTTCTGGATGGTCTGCAAGCAAGGCTCTGTTACCAAAGCGGCTGAAGCTTTATTTCTCACTCCTCAAACGGTAACGGGTCAGATAAAAGCATTAGAAGAGCGAATGGACGGCAAGCTGACCAAGCGCAATGGGCGTAGTGTTGAGCCAACAGAGCTTGGGCAGCTGGTCTTTAAGTATGCTGACCGTATGTTTGGCCTGAGTTATGAAATGCTCGATATTGTGAATTACAGCCAGCACTCCAATATTCTGTTTGATGTGGGTGTAGCGGATGCGCTGTCAAAAAGGCTTGTTAGCAAGATCTTGATGTCGACGATCCCAGAAGATAACAGTATCCACCTTCGCTGCTTTGAATCGACTCACGAAATGCTGCTCGAACAACTCTCTCAACATAAGCTGGATATGATTTTGTCTGACTGTCCGGTGGACTCTAGCCAAAGCCCGGGCTTGTTTAGTAAGAAGCTGGGTGAGAGTGGCATGAGCTTTTTCAGTTCAGGCAAGGTTGAAGGCGTTAACTTCCCTGCAGTATTAGAACAAAGGAAGCTTTTGATCCCAGGTAGCCGAACCTCGATGGGGCGTAAAGTGCTGCAGTGGTTTGATAGACAAGGGCTTAAACCTGATATTTTAGGTGAATTTGATGATGCGGCATTGATGAAAGCTTTTGCTCGTTATCATCATGACGCTATTTTCTTAGCGCCGACGCTGTATATGTCTGAAGTGGAAGAAGATACGTCGCTGCAATTATTGGGTGGTATTGAAGAGCTAAAAGAGGAGTACTACGTCATATTTGCTGAGAGGATGATCCAACATCCAGCAGTTAAAAACGTATGTGACGCAGATTTTAGCAAATTGTTCGAGTGA
- the rpsT gene encoding 30S ribosomal protein S20: MANSKSAKKRAIQAEKRRQHNASRRSMMRTYMKKTIAAIAAGDKEAATAALVEVTPLLDRMATKGLIHKNKAARHKSRFAAAIKAL, encoded by the coding sequence TTGGCAAACAGTAAATCTGCTAAGAAGCGCGCTATCCAAGCTGAGAAACGTCGCCAGCACAATGCTAGCCGTCGTTCTATGATGCGCACTTACATGAAAAAGACTATCGCAGCTATCGCAGCTGGTGATAAAGAAGCTGCAACTGCTGCTCTTGTAGAAGTTACACCACTTCTTGACCGTATGGCGACTAAAGGCCTTATTCATAAGAATAAAGCTGCACGTCATAAGTCTCGTTTCGCTGCTGCAATCAAAGCTCTTTAA